From the Aspergillus puulaauensis MK2 DNA, chromosome 1, nearly complete sequence genome, the window TTGCCTCAATAATTTCCCCAGTGTTGAGTGTTGTGTTGATGGAGCCAGAATTCACTTTATTGCTGGGTCTCTCACTTTGGGTTGGCGTAAGAAGGCTCCTAAAATCCCTCTCACTTGCGCCCACTTCTCTAGAGAGGCCTTGTGTTATTCTAATTTCTTTCATCTCTCTGTCCCCTCCCTCTTCAGTCATATTTCCACTCTCTCCCTCAACCTTGCTTTCTGGAACCTACAACTCCCTTTCATCTCTCATTCTAATACACAGCCATCGTCCCCTACAATACGACGATAACAACCCAAACATCTCTCtacatctccatccattcctcaacaccaaaagCCAACAGCATGGCGTCAAACATCGATTcaaacaacaccaacaaccctgACGAGCCCGCCTCTCAGGATGTTCGCTTCGGCTTCGAATGCCTTCGAAACATCAAAGACGGCAAGGTAAGACATACACCATCAACCTAACCAAAAAGCAGAGCACCATAACTAACAATAACCAGGTGGATCTCTCCGGTGTCGGTGAAGCACTCGGATACACCAATGTCAACTCTGTTGGCAACCGCTTCCGTAGAATGCGTGACAAGTACGGGTTTACCGGACTCGAATGCACTAATGGCAACGGAATGACtatgaaggagaagccagCCTCTCCAAAGAAGGAAGCCGATGGAACTGGAACTCCCGCTAAGCGTCGTCCTGGACGACCCCCCAAGAACGCTGGCCTGCGTAAGGGCGCAAAGGTATCGACAGCTGATCTGATTCCCGCCACTGGCCCTGTTGCTAAGAATGGTGATGGCACCGAGGAAGGGGACAACGATGATTAAGGTATTTTGAGAACTTAATACAAGTACTGGGTAATGGCAGAGCTTTGAGCTGATGTTGGTGCTAGGAAGTTTCGAAGTAGCTTACTTTGGCATGTCCA encodes:
- a CDS encoding uncharacterized protein (COG:S;~EggNog:ENOG410Q016) — its product is MASNIDSNNTNNPDEPASQDVRFGFECLRNIKDGKVDLSGVGEALGYTNVNSVGNRFRRMRDKYGFTGLECTNGNGMTMKEKPASPKKEADGTGTPAKRRPGRPPKNAGLRKGAKVSTADLIPATGPVAKNGDGTEEGDNDD